In Ictalurus furcatus strain D&B chromosome 20, Billie_1.0, whole genome shotgun sequence, the DNA window AAAGGGATGTTAATTTATGTGCTGATGctcggtcggggctttaatccttgtgcaggaatgactgcatcagtgcggcgtggcatggaggcgatcagcctgtggcactgctgaggtgttctggaagtccaggttgctttgatagcggtcttcagctcgtctgtattgtcgggtctggtgtctctcgtagattctctatggggttcgggtcagacgagtcggctggacaatcgagcacagtaacaccacggtcagtaaagcagttactagaagttttggcactgtgggcaggtgttGATTCCTGTTGGAAGAGGACatcatctccataaagctcgtcagcagatggaagcatgaagtgctctaaaatctcctggtagacgctgcatcgactctcgaattgagaaaacacactggaccaacaccagcaggtGACACGGCACCTCGAATCATCaccgactgtggaaacttcacactggacttcaagcagctcggattctgttcctctccgcTCTTCCTCCacactctggaaccttgatttccaaatgaaacgcaacgtttacttccatcttccccgtgattgtgtgtgtgtactgacccagactgagagattaaagcctcaggaaaccttcgcagATGTTTGGAGTTAATTctctgattagagtcttctcagctcggcatttctgtattataaattctttattcgtgTATATAccgagatactggatttttgatttccatgagctgtaagcatcaagattaaaactaaaggaagcttgaaatatttcactctgTGTAATGAATCTGGAATATATGGAAGTTCCActcttttaattaaattacggggaaaaaaaataacttttcccaCCATTCTCATTTTTTGAGCTGCGCCTGTATATAGTACATCTATTACTACACGAGAACGAGCGGCAGAGATCAGGGCGTGTCCCGATCCGTTTACgttgatgagtgtgtgtttctctcactaCACTGGTGTTCGCTTTATGGCCGATGTTTGTTAAAGCTCCCGTACAGGAGACTGCCGGGTCGGCCTACGTCTGTCCTTTCGCTTCGGTGATCTCCTCGATTCGGGCCAAGACGCTCTCGATCAAATCGAACGTGTAGAGCGCCGACTGCAGCACCTGGAACGCACAAGGAGAGTGTTACACGATGTTgtggattaaaaataaacacatatacGGACCGTGACGGTTCCCCAGAATCATAACGTCGGGTCCGTTGGTTAAaataacacgtgtgtgtgtgtttaaataatagCTCACATAGTTAGTTATAGAGCTAGCTTTTTTGATAGCTGGTATAACAAAAGATAACAAGTGTTCAGTACTGAACGTAAATATCCTAGGTTGCAGATTTAAAACGTAGAACGTGAAGAAAATCGGGACCTGGAGCTGCATTTCCGGAGTCATGTTGGGCAGCGTCTCGTTGCCGACGGTAACCATGCAGGCCGGCGCTTTAGAGTctacagaaatacacaaaaagaCAAACTATAACTGGAGATGGGAAGACTCTTGAGAAAAGAAAGACTTGCCCTTACAACATGTGATGTGCTTAAACAAAAACgtagcagccattttgtttttctttttgtttcttcgAGTCGCGAATATCCAAGTCGGGGGTGCACATACTTATGCCCTATTCTAGACCCGTACCGAGTACGAACACTAACGGGTTTTCCCATTAGAGAGTTagtgtttgatttttaaaaccTCTCGTGTTGCCTTCAAAGCCCCGCTGTGGAATTTAACACAGAAATACCGTGAAGCTCGGATCGAGTTTTCGGTCTGAGACGCGGTTCGTGACGACAATCACGATGACGGAGGGACGTTTACGTTTAGGCTTTACTTTCTTAACTATAAACCACGCGAGAACGGGAGAAGAAATACGCGTTTTCTAAAAGGACGGGTTTTCGCTCGGGAACGATTCTGTCCACGATCGCTTCCGAGGAAAAATCCGTTCCTTTGCGTTCCCAACCCCTGCTAATTTGTACGAGCACGGCTGTGGGATATTTTTAACAGCGTGTAAGTGTACGGTGTCGTTTCGTACTCGGGGACGGGCGAGCCGCACCGTACCGTACCGTAAACGCTCGAGTAGAACACCTACCTTAAAGACACTAAAATAACACGACAACGCCAGCGTATAAACTCGGACCTGCAGTgctgatcttcttcttcttctctttcgtGCTCTTCAACTCGGCCTCGTAATGCGCTCGGGACATGTTCAGGCCCGTCCGCAGGGGCCTCATGAAGTTCTCCTCGACCGTACACAGCTCGCTCCATATTCCTGTCtgaggatcacacacacacacacacacacatcatgctgCAACATGCTGGGAAACGCAGCAGATGTCTGTAGACAAGAGATTTTGTTTATCTCCTACCTCATTGTGCCATTCTTTATCTCGGATCAGCAGATAACGCAGGAGGTTCAACGACTCCAtaatcctgcacacacacacacgcacttctGAGAATCTTCAAAATATCCTCACTATCTCTGTGCTGCCCCGGGTGGAGAACAAATAAGTCAAACGCAATACCCAAACttggagggagggtgggaggaGATATTGATACCCATATGGTGTATATCTTGCTCtaataagctttaaaaaaaaatttaaaaatcagacttaaaaaaaaaaaaaaaaaaagggggttatTTTGGGGATTGTTGTGTTACCGGTCTAGATTGTGTAGCAGGTCGGTTTCTGGTCCCTGAGGAAGACTCAGGACTAGATGCAGTAAAGGCAGGAGATGTTTCCCCAGGAACCAGTCGTTCTCATGACCCGGCtacaggagagaaaaaaaaaaaaaaaaaaacacgattaAACTCTCGAACTTTAGCTTTCGCTcttcatattaataatattaatcatcGACTCGGACGCAAGGAGCGAGCGAGcgctttttaaaatggaaatcaATACGGACGACGTTTCCGTGTGAGGGGGCGTGGCAGCGGGCGGAGCACGCGTCATTTGCACGACGCCAGTACAGGACGGGATCCGTGCAAATGACGCGTGCTCCGCCCACTGCCACGCCCCCTCACACAGAATCTGGAGCTCTGTACCTTTAAGGCGAGGTCGATCTGGTTCTTGATGTTCTGGATGATGTAGCCCTCCACTCCTGAGTGATTGCTGGTTTTCAGCATGCACCTggagaaacagaaataaataaataaaagtctggGAAAACTTTGACGACACTACCCGTACGACCCGACGCTACCGTTTTCCCCCACGACGTCGTACGTAGTTACGTTACGCTTCCGAGACGCCCGTACGAAAAACCTCGGGGTGTCTCTGGCGAATAAAGTTAGTTTTGAATGAAAGACTCGCCTGAAAAACTTGTATTTGGCCTCGGTGTTAAATTTGTCGATGCTCAGCTGGAAAACGGAGAGTCCTTTAGTCCtctgtgaaaacacacacacacacacacacacacacacacacacacgcttcagGTTCTATCCACCTTACAAGCCTTCATTTATAATGAGCTTCAAGACCGGTACAGGATTACGAGCGAGACTTTTATTACTCGTTAGCGACATTAGCCTCGTTtgtttccatggaaacagaCTCGTATATACTCAAGTGTGTAcgggatttcacagagtttctTTTCGGCAGAAAAATACTTGAATATTCCGAACACACAACCTGTTAGAAACGCGTTATTAACGAGCCGGCGTTCCGTAATGCTCGTGCAGTGAAGCGGAAGAGGAATAAAGCGCGTCCGGACACGCTGGTacgggaaaataaatcaacagcaGGGTCGTGACAGTGACTCGGTCAATGGATAAAACCGCGTTCGTCTTACCACGTTCTGAACCGGACACAGCGCCATCACCTTAATCAAGtcctggaaaagaaagaaaatgagacgAGCGTTAATGTTTTAAATCTCGCCGTGCTTTTGTAAAGGTCTCGGATTAAAAATCCCAATAAAGAGACGAGAAGGATGAAGGAACGCTGCTGTACCTGtggaacatttaaaaaagattttagaTCCAGGAGGTCACAGGGCAGGCTGCCGTCCTCCACCCGCACCAGCGTCTTCTCATACAGCTCCTGTACAGAGATTACTCATCAGACTTACACAGGAAGCACAGCGCCGAACAAACTCATGTTCATCAGGACCATCAGGACCATCAGTAGCGTGTCTCTGTCCCGACTAGGAAGACACGGCGAGGGGGTTTTAACGGTTTTCACGCGAATCGAAACCTTTTAAATTCAAACACCCAAGAAATACCCTTTCAAATACCCGAGCAAGAAGAATAACCGAATTCAGCTTTTGTGAACAAAAACTAAAGtgctaaatacattttttaaaaagtgccgTTACAGTCAGAGATGTGTTCGAGTGTGGATCCGGGTCGCGTTCTGTACGTACCAGTCCCTTCTGTAACCGGGATTCTTCAGTTCTGTTACAGGAAACGAGTCAGGGTGAGAAAGGAgggagaaataaataagtaagtaagtaagtaagtaagtaagtaaataaataaataaagtaaataaatacctaAAGAGAGGCTTACCGACTGAGTAAGAGCTCGATGTATTCCATGTTGCACTGCAGGACAAAAACTGGgctgaagaaagaaaataaaagatgcAGGTGATGAAAAAGTCGTGCATCTTATAACCTCTGgagcgatgatgatgatgatgatgatgatgatgatgttttgtACCTGAGCACTGAAGGGAACAAGTCCATGGCGATGTGGTGCACGAACAGTAAATGTGCCAAGCTGGCCAGAGACTCCTTCGGATATCGGACTTCCTCCTCCAGGAACCCGGGGACGTCGTGCTTCCGCAAAAGACTGTGGGACAACAAGTCCGGGAGCGACTCGCCGATACTACACAG includes these proteins:
- the glmna gene encoding glomulin, FKBP associated protein a isoform X1, whose product is MALEQFSDVVQRCQHVQDENFSPADFDLFSTAGRSCIEQGHSAHVLSVIVDERNKNIVSCMGWNLLEPLVKVLLKKEERNLHHCQAIFSHLLQVCSPKELVVGLLEQVEELDPDAVAETVALLLTPLQTVLLKLGKRKASTLGMALSTLLSQVTKLPVPQSREQEEDDVFGLCRCCTALSRFIRPFVEEIKENIKERRTVSREDELRVEVLKFCMKSLSEPLLDVQLKDPDALETSPLRDFATDILVTLCSIGESLPDLLSHSLLRKHDVPGFLEEEVRYPKESLASLAHLLFVHHIAMDLFPSVLSPVFVLQCNMEYIELLLSRTEESRLQKGLELYEKTLVRVEDGSLPCDLLDLKSFLNVPQDLIKVMALCPVQNVRTKGLSVFQLSIDKFNTEAKYKFFRCMLKTSNHSGVEGYIIQNIKNQIDLALKPGHENDWFLGKHLLPLLHLVLSLPQGPETDLLHNLDRIMESLNLLRYLLIRDKEWHNETGIWSELCTVEENFMRPLRTGLNMSRAHYEAELKSTKEKKKKISTADSKAPACMVTVGNETLPNMTPEMQLQVLQSALYTFDLIESVLARIEEITEAKGQT
- the glmna gene encoding glomulin, FKBP associated protein a isoform X2, which gives rise to MALEQFSDVVQRCQHVQDENFSPADFDLFSTAGRSCIEQGHSAHVLSVIVDERNKNIVSCMGWNLLEPLVKVLLKKEERNLHHCQAIFSHLLQVCSPKELVVGLLEQVEELDPDAVAETVALLLTPLQTVLLKLGKRKASTLGMALSTLLSQVTKLPVPQSREQEEDDVFGLCRCCTALSRFIRPFVEEIKENIKERRTVSREDELRVEVLKFCMKSLSEPLLDVQLKDPDALETSPLRDFATDILVTLCSIGESLPDLLSHSLLRKHDVPGFLEEEVRYPKESLASLAHLLFVHHIAMDLFPSVLSPVFVLQCNMEYIELLLSRTEESRLQKGLELYEKTLVRVEDGSLPCDLLDLKSFLNVPQDLIKVMALCPVQNVRTKGLSVFQLSIDKFNTEAKYKFFRCMLKTSNHSGVEGYIIQNIKNQIDLALKPGHENDWFLGKHLLPLLHLVLSLPQGPETDLLHNLDRIMESLNLLRYLLIRDKEWHNETGIWSELCTVEENFMRPLRTGLNMSRAHYEAELKSTKEKKKKISTAGPSLYAGVVVLF